A window of the Alnus glutinosa chromosome 4, dhAlnGlut1.1, whole genome shotgun sequence genome harbors these coding sequences:
- the LOC133865635 gene encoding uncharacterized protein LOC133865635, with protein sequence MDKSWMSAPRGTTTYNDGCRAFVTFAVRNCTAVDGKIYCPCKYCRNNQRHTPDYVLAHLTGGRGMNPGYHLWYMHGETTTGSAIPGQCSSYHSGTEAADHSTEHGEVTEQEGVAVEQDDNMHAMLRDAFGVHDVPEAASTLPQQVDEDTSCEDALKYQELLKTAEKPLHPGTKHSKLSATVHMYNLKCVGGISNKIFSDILEFINQLLPPCDEALPDNTYEAKKFLSGMGLGYEKIPACRNDCMLFWKDNKELDSCTVCGESKWRADTHVDDDGEIISARKKRPVKILRWFPLIPRLQRLFMSEHTAPHMRWHAEGRTRDGVLRHPADGEAWRSFDILHPNFMAESRNVRLGLTADGFNPFGNMSTSHSTWPVMLVPYNLPPWMCMKQSSFILSLVIPGPSSPGMDIDVYLQPLIDELVELWNVGVRTFDASKKENFIMRSQLMWTINDLPAYADLSGWPNRGAKACPCCMQSTRSIRLKNGCKFCYMGHRRYLPPEHLWRLNRRTFDGTEEFASAPIVPCGYEVLQQLDGVAFGDETAGKKKKRKKRKKGAGSSDVIWKKKSIFFRLPYWKDNLLRHNLDVMHIEKNVMDNILGTILDIKGKTKDNLAARLDLQEMGLRPKLHPFTAANGKTYIPAACHTMSREDKENFLKVLRNVRVPDGYASNISRCVRLKDRTISGLKSHDSHILMQQLLPIALRKSLPDKVVRPLVEISAFFRGICSTKLSQEDMDRLQGDVCITLCKLEQIFPPGFFTSMVHLVVHLVRECRLGGPVQYRWMYPAERSLGNFKNNVRNKAAPEGCIAEGYIATELVTFCSRYLNNAPTFHNRPQRNPDGSKGAGTRVTMNRLIMHQIHRYIVFNSEEFHNLRTMHKDALRRSCTRGRITEALIEAQHHEQFCEWYRAYVDGLDDQRREELGHKLVMRCRGLKETAVKYNRYVVNGKLFRTLAHDVGRRTQNSGVCVPTVEGETYYGQLTDIFEVEYYDRTTYVLFKCNWADPTMDRGFTIDEYGLVFVNFNHLVHRGEQIQDEPYVLTSQVDQVFYVEDGRNPNWVCAVRTKPRNVYDVGQGDGSNEDGTTYHECVPLVLATADLPDTNDEFEYDRPDVDPIEAPVIQ encoded by the exons atggacaagtcttggatgtcagcacctaggggtacgacaacgtataacgacgggtgtagggcgtttgtgacatttgccgttcgtaactgtacggccgtcgatggaaaaatttactgcccatgcaagtattgtcgaaataaccagcgtcacactcctgattacgttcttgcccacctgactggaggtcgggggatgaatccgggataccatttgtggtatatgcacggtgagactacgactggatccgctattcctggtcagtgttcgagttatcacagtggcacagaggccgctgaccatagcactgaacatggtgaagtcacagaacaggagggtgtcgctgtggaacaggatgataacatgcacgccatgttgcgtgacgccttcggcgtgcacgatgttcctgaagccgcaagtactcttccgcaacaagttgatgaagatacgTCGTGCgaggacgcattgaagtaccaagagctgttaaagactgccgagaagccccttcaccctggtacaaagcacagtaaattgagtgctactgtacacatgtacaacttgaagtgcgttggaggtattagtaacaagattttttcagacattctggaattcatcaatcagttgttgcctccttgcgatgaggcattgccagataacacgtacgaggcgaagaagttcctaagtggcatgggtctggggtatgagaagattccggcgtgccgtaacgactgtatgttattctggaaagacaataaagaattagattcatgtaccgtatgtggagagtctaagtggagggctgatacacatgtagatgatgatggtgagatcatatcagcgagaaaaaaacgcccggtgaagatcttgaggtggtttccactcatcccacggttgcagaggttattcatgtctgagcatactgcgccccatatgagatggcatgcagaaggccgcactagggatggcgtattgaggcacccggccgacggtgaggcatggagatcgttcgacattttacatccaaattttatggcagagagtagaaacgtccggcttggtttgacagcagatggatttaatccatttgggaacatgagcacatctcacagcacatggcccgtaatgcttgtgccgtacaatttgccaccttggatgtgcatgaaacagtcgtccttcatcctttccttggttatccctggaccgagctcaccaggtatggatattgatgtttaccttcagccattgattgatgagttggtggaactgtggaatgtaggggtacgaacattcgatgcttcaaagaaggaaaattttattatgcgatctcagttgatgtggacgataaacgacttgccagcgtatgcagatttatcaggttggcctaacaggggtgcgaaggcatgtccttgctgtatgcaatcgacgcgttctatacgcttaaagaacgggtgcaaattttgctatatggggcacaggagatatctgccgcctgaacatctgtggcggcttaacaggaggacatttgacggtaccGAAGAATTTGCCAGCgcaccgattgtgccatgcggatacgaggttctccaacagttggacggagttgcgtttggagatgagaccgcgggtaagaagaagaaacggaagaagcggaagaagggtgcagggagttccgatgttatatggaagaagaaaagtatatttttcagattgccgtattggaaagacaatttgcttcggcacaatcttgatgttatgcacatagagaaaaatgtcatggacaatatacttggcactattttggatataaaagggaaaacgaaggacaacttggcagctcggctggacttgcaggaaatggggttgagacctaagttgcatccgttcacggccgccaacggtaaaacgtatattcccgctgcctgtcacacaatgtctagagaggacaaagaaaattttctgaaggttcttcgaaatgttagggtcccggacggatacgcttcgaacatttcacgatgtgttcggctcaaggaccgtacaatttctggcttgaagagccatgatagccacatactgatgcaacagcttcttccaattgcactgcgtaagtcattgcctgataaagtggttagacctcttgtggagatttctgcattttttagaggcatatgctcaacaaagctatcacaagaagatatggaccgactgcagggtgacgtctgtatcactttgtgcaagctagaacagatattccctccagggttttttaccagcatggtccacttggttgtgcatcttgtgcgcgagtgtagactaggcggacccgtgcagtatagatggatgtacccggcagagag gagtctggggaatttcaaaaataatgtgcgcaataaagcagctcctgaggggtgcattgcggaggggtacatagcgaccgagctggtaacgttctgttcaaggtatctgaataacgcaccaacattccacaacagacctcagaggaatcctgatggatccaagggagcgggcacgcgtgttaccatgaaccggttgataatgcaccagattcatcgttatattgtgttcaactctgaagagtttcacaatttgcggac gatgcacaaagacgcgcttaggcgatcatgcactaggggtcgcattacggaggctcttattgaagcacaacatcatgagcagttctgcgaatggtaccgtgcatat gtcgatggcctggacgatcaacgtagggaggaattgggccacaagttggttatgcgttgtagagggctaaaggagacagcggtgaagtacaacaggtacgtggtaaatggaaaattatttcgcacgcttgctcatgatgtgggaaggaggactcagaatagcggcgtctgtgttcctaccgttgaaggcgaaacgtactacggacagttaaccgatatatttgaggtcgagtactatgacaggactacgtacgtcttatttaagtgcaattgggcagaccccacaatggacagaggattcacaatagacgagtatggcctagtgtttgtcaacttcaatcacctcgtccacaggggagaacagattcaggacgagccgtacgtgcttacatctcaggtggatcaagtattctacgtagaagatggaaggaacccaaattgggtttgtgcggttaggaccaaaccgcgcaacgtgtacgacgttggacagggggatgggagtaatgaggatggtacaacctaccatgagtgcgtaccgctcgtactagccactgctgACCTACCAGATACGAATgacgaattcgagtacgacaggcccgacgtAGATcctattgaagctcccgtgatacaatga